The Nitrososphaerota archaeon genome has a segment encoding these proteins:
- a CDS encoding Fe-S cluster protector protein, with the protein MKVKCLRCGNQREQAADVLYGGKIGEIIRNNVCTICWAEWQDMEMKMINEYRINFSDPNHRSFIGQKMKEFLNLLNVQK; encoded by the coding sequence ATGAAAGTCAAATGCCTTAGGTGTGGAAACCAGAGAGAACAGGCGGCGGATGTGCTCTACGGAGGCAAGATTGGTGAAATCATACGCAATAACGTCTGCACTATATGTTGGGCTGAATGGCAGGATATGGAGATGAAGATGATTAACGAATACAGAATTAATTTTTCAGACCCTAACCACAGAAGTTTCATTGGGCAAAAGATGAAGGAATTTCTTAACCTGCTTAATGTTCAGAAATAA
- the hisG gene encoding ATP phosphoribosyltransferase, whose protein sequence is MVKIKFAIPKGSLEKATYEIIENAGYKIYGKDRTYKPKLNDPAIDVKILRPQEIPVIVDEGMADLGITGQDWILETNADVETLVNLEYGRIRIVLAIPKDYKSDSLSDLIEDFAKNERTLRFSTEYLNLSSNYIMKNKAYKKRFGNKSPMMITPWWRKGDNPKLSLYLSFGATEAKPPEDADAIFDVIETGSTLDQNNLKAIETIMESSSVLIANKKAIADKAKREKIYDVLTLLKGVVDGRKKIHIFLNVKKENLQKLLKSLPSLKGPTISELSTKGWYSINTIVGKDEFLRLLPSIRRLSQGLVVHNPQQILPLEEIWKNESKN, encoded by the coding sequence ATGGTCAAGATAAAATTCGCAATCCCAAAGGGCTCCCTAGAAAAGGCAACCTATGAAATTATCGAGAACGCAGGCTATAAAATATATGGTAAGGATAGAACATACAAACCAAAATTAAACGATCCTGCTATCGATGTAAAAATTCTTCGCCCTCAAGAGATCCCCGTAATCGTAGACGAGGGGATGGCTGACCTTGGGATAACAGGCCAGGACTGGATTCTCGAAACTAATGCAGATGTGGAAACTCTAGTCAATCTTGAATACGGCAGGATCAGGATAGTGCTTGCGATCCCGAAGGACTACAAGTCCGATTCTCTAAGCGATTTGATCGAAGACTTTGCCAAGAATGAAAGGACGCTCAGATTTTCAACAGAGTACCTTAACCTATCTTCAAACTACATCATGAAGAACAAGGCGTACAAGAAGAGGTTCGGCAACAAAAGCCCTATGATGATCACTCCTTGGTGGAGGAAGGGAGACAACCCAAAACTTTCTCTATACCTTTCGTTTGGAGCTACCGAAGCAAAGCCGCCAGAGGACGCAGATGCCATATTCGATGTCATAGAAACTGGTTCAACGCTGGATCAAAACAATCTAAAGGCGATAGAAACTATCATGGAGTCCTCTTCAGTTCTAATAGCGAACAAAAAGGCAATTGCCGACAAAGCAAAGCGGGAAAAAATCTATGACGTTCTCACGCTATTGAAAGGCGTAGTTGATGGAAGGAAGAAGATTCACATCTTTCTTAATGTCAAAAAAGAGAACCTGCAGAAACTATTGAAGTCTTTGCCGTCATTGAAAGGTCCAACTATAAGCGAACTGTCTACAAAAGGCTGGTATTCCATAAATACGATTGTGGGGAAGGACGAATTTCTGAGGCTTCTGCCTAGTATAAGGAGGCTTTCGCAGGGCCTAGTTGTGCATAACCCACAGCAGATCCTCCCACTCGAGGAAATATGGAAAAATGAGTCAAAGAACTGA